From Candidatus Omnitrophota bacterium, a single genomic window includes:
- a CDS encoding 4Fe-4S binding protein has product MKRRGRVKIDAEKCKGCVLCVDVCPNGVLALSDKVNKKGMQYVVVEHPEKCTGCGLCAIMCPDCGIEIEIEKDSAKRGK; this is encoded by the coding sequence ATGAAGAGACGCGGGCGTGTAAAGATCGATGCCGAGAAATGCAAGGGTTGTGTTCTGTGTGTGGATGTTTGTCCTAACGGGGTCCTGGCCCTGTCGGACAAGGTGAATAAAAAAGGGATGCAATATGTCGTGGTGGAACATCCTGAAAAATGTACTGGGTGCGGATTATGTGCCATCATGTGCCCGGATTGCGGTATAGAAATAGAAATAGAAAAAGATAGCGCGAAGAGGGGAAAATGA
- the rny gene encoding ribonuclease Y translates to MTIASGLTVFHLGFAVLGCAFFFYLGYILRKYTAKMKIKRAEDKAKTIINESKVEAERRKRESVLEAKDLSLKMRMEFEAETRERRKELLNMEKRLMQKEENVDRKVEFIEKKAEELKSKEDLLEQKYRDADAKKEELNGTLQAQKEKLEEISGMSRDQAKTLLMKKMEDEARQEAAYTIKNIQDETRDKADREARKIVGLAIQKCAVDHTVDTTVSVVPLPSEEMKGRIIGREGRNIRALEMATGVDVIIDDTPEAVIISGFDKFRREIARISLERLIEDGRIHPGRIEEVVEKVKKEMEATIKEEGEATLLDLGIHGVHSELVRLLGRLKFRTSYGQNVLQHSKEAAYLMATMAGELRLDVNLAKRIGALHDIGKAVSHEMEGSHATLGADLAKKFGEPEIVVHAIAAHHGDVEPKTLLAVLAQAADAISAGRPGARRESLEHYIKRLEDLEAIANEFEGVDKTYAIQAGREIRVIVQPEKIDDARNAVMALEMKKKIESTLQYPGQIKVVVIREVRSIEYAK, encoded by the coding sequence ATGACTATTGCAAGCGGATTAACAGTGTTCCATCTGGGTTTTGCCGTCCTGGGGTGTGCGTTCTTTTTTTATCTTGGTTATATATTGCGCAAATATACGGCCAAGATGAAAATAAAACGGGCTGAAGACAAAGCGAAGACCATAATAAACGAATCTAAGGTAGAAGCGGAAAGGCGTAAACGGGAATCGGTCCTGGAAGCAAAGGATCTTTCTCTGAAGATGAGGATGGAGTTCGAGGCCGAAACAAGGGAAAGGCGTAAAGAGCTCCTCAACATGGAAAAAAGGCTCATGCAAAAGGAGGAGAACGTAGACCGAAAGGTCGAGTTCATCGAAAAAAAGGCCGAGGAGCTAAAATCTAAAGAAGACCTTCTTGAACAGAAATATCGGGATGCCGACGCCAAGAAAGAGGAACTCAACGGTACCTTGCAGGCACAGAAAGAGAAGCTCGAGGAGATATCCGGGATGAGCCGGGATCAGGCGAAGACCCTTCTCATGAAGAAAATGGAAGATGAAGCTCGCCAGGAAGCGGCGTACACGATCAAGAACATACAGGACGAGACCAGGGATAAAGCTGACCGGGAAGCGCGGAAGATAGTAGGCCTGGCTATACAAAAATGCGCGGTTGACCACACGGTTGATACTACCGTAAGCGTAGTGCCTCTTCCGTCCGAGGAGATGAAGGGAAGGATAATCGGTCGAGAAGGAAGGAACATCAGGGCTCTAGAAATGGCTACTGGAGTGGATGTGATAATCGACGACACCCCGGAGGCTGTCATCATATCCGGATTCGATAAATTCAGGAGAGAGATAGCCAGGATATCTCTGGAGAGGCTTATAGAGGACGGAAGGATACATCCGGGTCGTATCGAAGAGGTCGTGGAAAAGGTAAAGAAAGAGATGGAAGCCACGATAAAGGAAGAAGGCGAAGCGACGTTGCTGGACCTGGGGATACACGGGGTGCATTCCGAACTGGTCAGGCTCTTGGGCCGGCTCAAGTTCCGGACAAGTTACGGCCAGAACGTTCTACAGCATTCCAAGGAAGCGGCGTACCTGATGGCAACTATGGCCGGGGAGCTGCGGTTGGACGTGAACCTGGCTAAACGTATCGGCGCGTTGCACGACATAGGTAAGGCTGTTTCGCATGAAATGGAAGGGTCGCACGCTACTTTGGGAGCGGACCTGGCGAAAAAATTCGGAGAGCCGGAAATAGTGGTACACGCTATAGCGGCACATCATGGCGATGTCGAACCGAAAACGCTGCTTGCTGTGCTGGCGCAGGCCGCTGATGCCATAAGCGCCGGACGTCCGGGAGCCCGCAGGGAGTCGCTTGAGCATTACATAAAAAGACTGGAAGACCTGGAGGCGATAGCGAACGAGTTCGAGGGTGTGGACAAGACATACGCCATACAGGCCGGCAGGGAGATAAGGGTAATAGTCCAGCCGGAAAAAATAGATGATGCGCGCAACGCCGTTATGGCCCTTGAAATGAAAAAGAAGATAGAAAGCACCCTCCAATACCCCGGCCAGATAAAAGTGGTGGTAATACGCGAGGTGCGTTCTATCGAGTACGCCAAATAA
- the xseB gene encoding exodeoxyribonuclease VII small subunit: MKDLSFERAIKKLEKVVESLETGELGLEEALKQYEEGVKLARVCQEKLDNAKGKIEVLAGDKGMTPARKPYKQPEE; the protein is encoded by the coding sequence ATGAAGGACCTGTCTTTTGAGAGGGCCATAAAAAAGCTCGAAAAAGTAGTAGAAAGCCTTGAAACCGGGGAGCTGGGGCTGGAGGAGGCTCTCAAGCAATATGAAGAAGGAGTGAAGCTGGCGCGGGTCTGCCAGGAAAAACTCGATAATGCCAAGGGGAAAATAGAAGTGCTCGCGGGAGACAAGGGCATGACACCGGCAAGGAAGCCATATAAACAACCCGAAGAGTGA
- a CDS encoding Rrf2 family transcriptional regulator, giving the protein MLLTTRSAYGVRSLVNLALKYEERMPVSIKEICEAEGLSLVYLEQIFNRLKHCGIVKSRRGPRGGYMLVRAPEDISVYEVVVALEGGIFPGKCVTAKGKKAVCVNAGTCPSKEVWDEVARKIKEALEAYSFRDLADKARKIDHGLNEGGVLCGKFI; this is encoded by the coding sequence ATGCTTTTGACGACAAGATCGGCATATGGGGTCAGGTCGCTTGTTAATCTCGCCCTGAAGTATGAAGAAAGGATGCCTGTCTCTATTAAGGAGATCTGCGAGGCGGAAGGTCTGTCTTTGGTCTATCTGGAGCAGATATTTAACCGGCTGAAACATTGTGGTATAGTGAAAAGCAGGCGTGGCCCGCGCGGCGGGTACATGCTTGTAAGAGCACCCGAAGATATAAGCGTATATGAGGTCGTGGTGGCACTTGAAGGGGGGATCTTCCCCGGCAAATGCGTGACCGCAAAAGGGAAAAAAGCGGTTTGCGTGAATGCCGGGACCTGTCCCTCCAAGGAAGTCTGGGACGAGGTTGCCAGGAAGATAAAGGAGGCTTTGGAGGCGTATTCCTTCAGGGACCTGGCCGATAAAGCCCGCAAGATCGATCACGGGCTGAATGAAGGCGGTGTATTATGCGGAAAGTTTATTTAG
- the nifU gene encoding Fe-S cluster assembly scaffold protein NifU has product MEYNEKVMEHFKNPHNVGEITDASGKGKVGNARCGDIMELYIKVNDKGVIEDARFKTFGCGAAIASSSVLTDLIKGKTVEDALKVSNNDVVAALGGLPSVKVHCSVLAEEALRKAVDDYYARSSK; this is encoded by the coding sequence ATGGAATATAATGAAAAAGTGATGGAACACTTCAAGAACCCGCATAATGTCGGGGAAATAACCGATGCCAGCGGAAAGGGGAAAGTAGGGAACGCCAGGTGCGGGGATATAATGGAGCTTTATATCAAAGTTAACGATAAGGGCGTTATTGAAGATGCCCGGTTCAAGACTTTCGGTTGCGGCGCCGCGATAGCTTCAAGTTCGGTCTTGACGGACCTTATAAAGGGAAAGACCGTAGAAGACGCGTTAAAGGTGTCCAACAATGATGTTGTGGCCGCTCTTGGGGGGCTTCCGTCGGTCAAGGTCCATTGCTCGGTCCTTGCGGAAGAAGCCCTGCGGAAAGCGGTAGATGACTACTACGCAAGGTCTTCTAAATGA
- a CDS encoding 5-formyltetrahydrofolate cyclo-ligase: MVDNTNIIRGKEEIRKEMIRRLKGQAPSARDKKSLKIQKEVLASEEFKGSRTVMAYVSLPSEVGTDQFIQEAMERGKRIVVPYIGPDDQRIIASELTSVEELEKGPFGISQPGQGRFKAIPLKEIDLIVVPAIAYDKKNMRLGRGKGYYDRFLAEEGLSSANTIGVAFNFQIVDEIPSDPHDRPVQRVITD; the protein is encoded by the coding sequence ATGGTAGATAACACGAATATCATTAGAGGAAAAGAAGAAATAAGAAAGGAGATGATCAGGCGTCTTAAGGGCCAGGCTCCTTCTGCAAGGGACAAAAAAAGCCTAAAGATACAGAAGGAAGTGTTAGCGAGTGAAGAGTTCAAGGGCTCTAGGACTGTCATGGCATATGTTTCGCTGCCTTCGGAAGTTGGAACGGATCAGTTCATCCAAGAGGCAATGGAACGGGGAAAAAGGATAGTGGTCCCGTATATCGGACCCGACGATCAACGAATAATAGCTTCTGAATTGACATCTGTGGAAGAACTGGAAAAAGGCCCTTTTGGCATATCGCAGCCGGGGCAAGGCCGCTTCAAAGCTATACCTTTAAAGGAGATAGATCTAATTGTGGTACCGGCAATAGCTTATGACAAAAAGAATATGAGGCTCGGAAGAGGTAAGGGATACTATGATAGGTTCCTTGCTGAGGAGGGCCTTTCTTCTGCCAATACCATTGGAGTTGCCTTTAATTTCCAGATAGTTGATGAAATTCCTTCAGACCCGCATGACAGACCTGTTCAAAGGGTAATAACGGATTGA
- a CDS encoding TIGR00282 family metallophosphoesterase, with translation MRILFIGDIVGKPGRDVVRDKLEYVRQREGIDLVIANGENAAAGSGLTPSITNELFSNGVDIVTSGDHIWKRREIYDVLEKDKRILRPLNYPEGAPGRGAVTIDTRTMGKIGIVNIVGRVFMDAVECPFRKVKHAVEKIRKETHVIIVDMHAEATSEKVAMGWYLDGLVTAVVGTHTHIQTADEKILPGGTAYITDCGMTGPYDSVIGRVKENVIERFVSQLPTRFDVADKGVEMHGVIIDMDAVTGKATAIKRIQEKGANLTI, from the coding sequence ATGAGGATACTTTTCATCGGGGATATCGTAGGTAAGCCCGGACGTGATGTGGTAAGGGATAAGCTGGAGTACGTAAGGCAGCGGGAAGGCATAGACCTCGTTATCGCCAACGGGGAGAATGCCGCAGCTGGCAGCGGGCTTACGCCCTCTATAACGAACGAGCTTTTTTCGAATGGCGTGGATATTGTTACTTCCGGCGACCATATCTGGAAAAGAAGAGAGATATATGATGTCCTGGAAAAGGACAAAAGGATCCTCAGACCGCTCAATTATCCGGAAGGAGCTCCCGGCCGGGGAGCGGTCACGATAGACACCAGGACCATGGGCAAAATAGGTATCGTCAACATCGTGGGAAGGGTGTTCATGGACGCGGTGGAATGTCCGTTCAGGAAAGTAAAACACGCGGTGGAGAAGATTAGGAAAGAGACACACGTGATCATCGTGGATATGCATGCCGAAGCGACCAGTGAAAAGGTGGCGATGGGGTGGTATCTGGACGGGTTGGTGACCGCCGTGGTGGGTACACACACGCATATACAGACCGCGGACGAAAAAATATTACCAGGTGGCACGGCCTATATAACGGATTGTGGTATGACCGGGCCATATGATTCGGTCATAGGGCGGGTAAAGGAGAACGTTATAGAAAGGTTCGTATCACAGCTCCCGACAAGGTTCGACGTGGCGGACAAAGGAGTGGAAATGCATGGTGTGATCATAGATATGGACGCCGTGACAGGTAAGGCCACAGCCATAAAACGTATACAGGAAAAGGGCGCGAACCTGACTATATGA
- the dxs gene encoding 1-deoxy-D-xylulose-5-phosphate synthase, with product MYDILNSISSPQDLKRLKREELRELSSEIREKILDVTSRKGGHLAASLGAVELTVALHYCLESPRDKIVWDVGHQCYAHKLLTGRNDRFETLREMGGISGFPNSFESEHDPFISGHSATSISSALGLAVARDLAGKDHKVVAVIGDASLSTGLAFEGMNQAGHLGTSMVVVLNDNEHSISKPVGAMSRYLNSVITNPLYNKVKEESEKIVKSIPKLGPVAHKTVKKFQEGLKNLLVPGILFEELGFRYFGPIDGHDIDQLISVMRKILVLKEPVFLHVITKKGKGYGFAEADPERFHGVGAFDLGTGNDVKRPNGEDLSFTGYFSRKMSKLGEKNPSIVGITAAMPEGTGLKAFAKAFPERFFDVGINEPHAVTFAAGLAKSGFTPIVAIYSTFLQRSYDQMIHDVALQRLPVIFCLDRAGLVGEDGPTHHGMFDISYSRMLPNFVVMAPKDGMELEEMLDNAVKWVKPVLIRYPKGDATRVVSSASCRPIEKGLSETLRRGEDLTIIALGSMVNTSLKAADILSGKGLEAEVVNARFVKPLDREMLDRVARKKKKIFIVEEGIISGGFGSGVLEFYEHQTIQGLGVRCLGLPDEFIEHGNREELLRKYHMTPDGIAEIIMSEKKKT from the coding sequence ATGTACGACATTCTAAACAGTATAAGTTCACCACAGGACCTTAAGCGGCTGAAGAGAGAGGAGCTCAGGGAGCTGTCTTCGGAAATACGCGAGAAGATCCTGGATGTCACGTCAAGAAAAGGTGGACACCTCGCTGCCAGCCTGGGTGCTGTCGAGCTTACGGTAGCGTTACATTATTGCCTGGAAAGCCCGAGAGACAAGATAGTGTGGGATGTCGGCCACCAGTGTTACGCGCATAAACTTTTGACCGGACGCAACGACAGGTTCGAGACCCTCCGGGAAATGGGCGGGATAAGCGGGTTCCCCAATTCTTTCGAAAGTGAGCATGACCCTTTCATATCCGGGCATAGCGCTACAAGCATATCTTCGGCGCTGGGCCTGGCGGTGGCCAGGGACCTGGCGGGCAAAGACCATAAAGTGGTGGCGGTAATAGGGGACGCATCGCTTTCGACCGGACTTGCCTTTGAGGGGATGAACCAGGCGGGGCATCTTGGTACCAGTATGGTCGTCGTGCTTAACGATAACGAACATTCCATATCAAAGCCAGTGGGAGCCATGAGCCGATATCTTAACTCCGTGATAACCAACCCTCTTTACAATAAAGTAAAGGAGGAGTCAGAGAAGATTGTTAAGAGTATCCCGAAGCTTGGACCCGTGGCGCATAAGACCGTCAAGAAGTTCCAGGAAGGGCTCAAGAACCTTCTTGTCCCCGGGATACTTTTTGAAGAACTCGGTTTCAGGTATTTCGGTCCTATAGATGGGCACGATATCGATCAGCTCATATCCGTTATGAGAAAGATATTGGTGCTCAAGGAGCCCGTGTTCCTGCATGTAATAACAAAAAAAGGAAAAGGATATGGATTCGCGGAAGCCGATCCCGAGAGATTCCATGGCGTAGGCGCGTTCGATCTGGGAACAGGTAATGACGTAAAACGGCCAAATGGCGAGGACCTTTCCTTTACCGGGTATTTTTCACGTAAGATGTCCAAACTGGGAGAGAAGAACCCGAGTATCGTCGGGATAACCGCCGCGATGCCCGAAGGTACGGGACTAAAGGCCTTTGCGAAAGCCTTCCCCGAGAGGTTCTTCGACGTAGGGATAAATGAACCACATGCTGTTACGTTCGCGGCAGGACTGGCTAAAAGTGGGTTCACGCCCATAGTCGCGATATACTCCACGTTCCTGCAGCGGTCCTATGATCAGATGATACATGACGTGGCGCTCCAGCGCCTGCCGGTCATATTTTGCCTGGACAGGGCCGGCCTTGTAGGAGAGGACGGCCCGACCCATCATGGCATGTTCGATATCTCGTATTCAAGAATGCTACCGAATTTTGTGGTAATGGCGCCGAAAGACGGCATGGAGCTTGAGGAAATGCTTGATAATGCGGTAAAATGGGTCAAGCCGGTACTTATAAGGTATCCGAAGGGAGACGCGACTAGAGTGGTTAGTTCGGCTTCCTGCAGGCCGATAGAAAAAGGTCTTTCAGAGACTTTGCGCAGGGGCGAGGACCTGACCATTATCGCGTTGGGGAGCATGGTGAACACGTCGCTTAAGGCGGCGGACATACTTTCCGGGAAGGGGCTGGAAGCAGAGGTCGTCAATGCCAGGTTCGTGAAACCCCTGGACCGCGAGATGCTGGACAGGGTAGCCCGCAAGAAGAAGAAAATATTCATAGTGGAAGAAGGGATAATAAGCGGCGGATTCGGGAGCGGAGTACTGGAGTTCTATGAACACCAGACCATACAAGGCCTTGGGGTCAGGTGCCTGGGGTTGCCGGATGAGTTCATTGAACATGGGAACAGGGAAGAGCTTCTCAGGAAATACCATATGACCCCGGATGGTATAGCGGAGATCATAATGTCGGAGAAGAAAAAAACATGA
- a CDS encoding Gfo/Idh/MocA family oxidoreductase, translating into MNKLRVAVIGAGHLGSIHANMYSSLRRTCGLTLVGVCDIRKSVAKEVADRNNTLFYTDHRELLDKVDAVSIVVPTTRHYEVAKDFLKAGVHVLIEKPITKTLEEADELIAIAKKKKLIIQVGHIERFNSAIRSIEPFIKKPKFIECQRLGSIQKKKRIKDVGVVLDLMIHDIDIILGLLRSKVKSIEAVGVSTVSRHEDMANVRLGFQSGAIADITASRVTKEETRKIRIFQEDSYILLDFLHQDAILFRKTETSLIKEKINIHKKNALQIELRSFVDCVRNGQKPLVSGQEGRQALEVALAILEKIKNNPASK; encoded by the coding sequence ATGAATAAACTACGAGTAGCTGTCATCGGCGCTGGCCATTTAGGCTCGATCCACGCCAACATGTATTCTTCCCTTCGCAGGACATGCGGTCTTACCCTTGTGGGTGTGTGCGATATACGTAAAAGCGTTGCCAAAGAGGTCGCTGATCGCAATAATACCCTCTTCTATACAGATCACCGGGAACTATTGGACAAGGTGGATGCTGTCAGCATCGTCGTACCTACCACCAGGCATTATGAAGTTGCCAAGGATTTTCTCAAGGCGGGCGTGCATGTCCTAATAGAAAAACCGATAACAAAGACCCTTGAGGAAGCGGACGAACTTATCGCGATCGCGAAGAAAAAAAAGCTCATCATACAGGTAGGGCATATTGAACGTTTCAATTCCGCTATTCGCTCGATAGAACCTTTCATCAAAAAACCGAAATTCATTGAATGCCAGAGGCTCGGGTCCATACAAAAGAAAAAACGTATAAAGGATGTCGGCGTGGTCCTGGACCTCATGATACACGACATAGACATCATCCTGGGTTTACTTCGGTCAAAGGTCAAGAGCATTGAAGCGGTCGGTGTAAGTACCGTTTCCCGGCATGAGGACATGGCGAACGTACGTCTTGGCTTTCAGAGCGGCGCCATCGCCGACATAACCGCGAGCCGCGTGACCAAGGAAGAAACCCGCAAGATAAGGATATTCCAGGAAGACTCTTATATCCTGCTGGATTTTCTGCACCAGGATGCCATACTTTTCCGTAAAACGGAAACATCCCTCATCAAGGAGAAAATAAATATCCACAAGAAGAACGCGCTGCAGATAGAGCTGCGGTCTTTTGTGGATTGTGTCCGTAACGGCCAGAAGCCTCTTGTGTCCGGCCAGGAAGGCCGCCAGGCGCTGGAAGTAGCCCTTGCCATATTGGAAAAGATAAAAAATAACCCCGCTTCGAAATGA
- the xseA gene encoding exodeoxyribonuclease VII large subunit: MNMGDTHIYTVTELTRDIRAILENTFRAVWVMGEISNFSVSSAGHTYFSVKDENSLINSVMFKGGAQKLRFTPKDGTQVICSGRVSVYDKRGQYQLYVETMEPQGIGALQKAFEELKKKLNEEGLFEESRKRKIPVLPLHIGMITSLTGAALKDMLNVASRRFGGIRITIRPVLVQGDKAKEDIVSAISELNGYNDVLEKSGEAPIDVLILARGGGSLEDLWAFNEECVARAICASDIPVVSGVGHEVDYTIADFVADMRAPTPSAAAELVVPMKQELMDLLEGAEERITSAIKRNVMFYQRSLDALKDSYILRSPVNVLSQSSQLVDDLLKRTHAGLRYRVEVGNKELGTLSGRLNALSPLAVMGRGFSIVYKGGQIQRSVKGIRVGDDIETLLADGYVNSKVTGIERRSKT, translated from the coding sequence ATGAATATGGGCGATACGCACATTTATACGGTAACAGAACTCACCCGGGACATAAGGGCGATCCTGGAGAATACGTTCAGGGCCGTGTGGGTCATGGGAGAGATCTCGAATTTTTCCGTATCCAGCGCGGGGCATACGTACTTCAGCGTAAAGGACGAGAACAGCCTGATCAATTCCGTGATGTTCAAGGGCGGAGCGCAGAAACTTCGCTTCACGCCTAAAGACGGCACACAAGTGATCTGCTCCGGCCGGGTCAGTGTTTATGATAAGAGGGGCCAGTATCAGCTCTATGTGGAGACAATGGAGCCACAAGGGATCGGCGCTCTCCAGAAGGCGTTCGAGGAGCTGAAGAAAAAACTCAATGAAGAAGGCCTGTTCGAAGAGTCCCGGAAGCGGAAAATACCAGTATTGCCTTTGCATATAGGAATGATCACTTCTCTTACGGGAGCCGCACTGAAGGACATGCTTAACGTGGCTTCGCGGCGTTTCGGAGGTATCAGGATAACAATACGTCCGGTCCTGGTGCAGGGTGATAAGGCAAAAGAAGATATCGTTTCAGCCATATCCGAACTCAACGGATACAACGACGTGTTAGAAAAAAGCGGGGAAGCCCCGATAGATGTCCTCATCCTAGCCAGGGGGGGAGGGAGCCTGGAGGATCTTTGGGCTTTCAACGAAGAATGTGTGGCAAGAGCGATATGCGCGTCCGATATCCCGGTAGTGAGCGGGGTCGGGCATGAGGTTGATTATACTATAGCGGATTTCGTGGCCGATATGAGAGCCCCGACACCTTCGGCGGCGGCGGAACTCGTAGTGCCGATGAAACAGGAGCTTATGGATCTCCTGGAGGGGGCGGAGGAACGGATAACTTCCGCGATCAAAAGGAATGTGATGTTCTACCAGCGTTCCCTGGACGCTTTAAAGGATAGTTACATCTTGCGGTCACCGGTCAATGTCCTGTCCCAATCAAGCCAGCTGGTGGATGACCTCCTGAAGAGGACGCATGCCGGCTTGAGATATCGCGTAGAGGTCGGGAACAAAGAACTTGGAACGCTGTCCGGCAGGCTTAATGCTCTCAGTCCCCTGGCGGTCATGGGCCGCGGGTTCTCGATCGTTTATAAGGGTGGGCAGATACAGAGGTCCGTAAAGGGAATAAGAGTGGGAGACGATATTGAGACGCTTTTGGCTGATGGGTATGTGAACAGCAAGGTTACCGGGATAGAGCGGAGGAGCAAGACATGA
- a CDS encoding NifU family protein, whose product MEEAVKNIINEKIKPVLQQDGGDIELLSVKDGVVKVSLRGACCGCPMSQLTLRGFVEQTLKKELPEIKKVESE is encoded by the coding sequence ATGGAAGAGGCGGTAAAAAACATCATAAATGAAAAGATCAAACCAGTTCTCCAGCAAGATGGGGGGGATATAGAGCTTTTGTCCGTTAAGGACGGCGTTGTTAAGGTGAGCCTGAGGGGGGCATGCTGTGGATGTCCGATGAGTCAGCTTACTCTGAGAGGTTTTGTGGAACAGACATTAAAAAAGGAACTACCGGAAATCAAAAAGGTAGAATCGGAATAA
- the nifS gene encoding cysteine desulfurase NifS — translation MRKVYLDSNATTKVHPSVLEAMAPFWDEVYGNASSVHLFGREARKGVEKAREQVAALINASPEEIIFTSGGTESDNFALKGTANLSKNKGRHIITSSVEHHAVLNTCKYLEAHGSRVTYLGVDESGVVDMDELRESISADTALISIMAANNETGTIMPVEEIGQIAREKDIPFHTDAVQAIGKIPFDVGALGTSLVSISGHKIYGPKGIGALYVKKGTRLDKCQHGGHHERNMRAGTENVPGIVGLGMACELARTEGIAAYADVEKLRDKFYHRLENEIRQIKLNGHPSKRLPNTLNVSFHYLEGESIILSLDLEGIAASTGSACTSGSLESSHVLKSMGVDPLFAQGSVRFSFSVFNTEEDIDHVMEKMPSIINRLRQMSPVYKHE, via the coding sequence ATGCGGAAAGTTTATTTAGACTCGAACGCGACAACAAAGGTCCATCCATCAGTCCTGGAGGCGATGGCGCCTTTCTGGGACGAAGTATACGGGAACGCTTCCAGCGTTCATTTATTCGGCAGGGAAGCCCGGAAAGGGGTGGAGAAAGCGAGAGAGCAAGTCGCGGCGCTCATAAACGCGTCACCGGAAGAGATCATATTTACCTCCGGCGGGACGGAATCAGATAACTTCGCGTTAAAAGGAACGGCAAATCTGTCCAAAAATAAAGGGCGACATATAATAACGTCTTCCGTGGAGCATCACGCGGTGCTCAATACCTGTAAATATCTTGAGGCCCATGGATCCAGGGTCACGTATCTGGGGGTCGATGAGTCCGGAGTGGTCGATATGGACGAGCTCAGGGAGAGCATATCGGCAGATACCGCCTTAATATCGATCATGGCCGCCAACAATGAGACCGGAACGATAATGCCGGTCGAGGAGATCGGGCAAATAGCGCGCGAAAAAGACATCCCTTTCCATACGGACGCCGTACAGGCGATCGGGAAGATACCTTTTGATGTGGGGGCCCTTGGAACGTCCCTTGTGTCCATATCCGGACATAAGATATACGGGCCTAAGGGAATAGGGGCTTTGTACGTAAAAAAGGGGACCAGGCTGGATAAGTGCCAACATGGTGGTCACCATGAGAGGAATATGCGCGCTGGTACCGAGAACGTACCCGGGATAGTGGGGCTGGGCATGGCCTGTGAGCTGGCGAGGACGGAGGGTATCGCCGCTTATGCGGACGTGGAAAAGTTAAGGGATAAGTTCTATCATCGGCTCGAGAACGAGATCCGGCAGATAAAGTTGAACGGGCATCCATCAAAAAGGTTGCCGAATACGTTAAATGTAAGCTTTCATTATCTGGAAGGAGAATCCATCATACTGAGCCTCGACCTTGAAGGTATCGCTGCTTCTACGGGATCGGCCTGTACGTCCGGAAGCCTGGAATCCTCACATGTACTGAAAAGTATGGGAGTGGACCCTCTTTTCGCTCAAGGGTCGGTACGGTTCTCTTTCAGTGTTTTTAATACGGAAGAAGACATAGATCATGTCATGGAAAAAATGCCGTCCATAATAAACAGGCTGAGACAGATGAGTCCTGTGTACAAGCACGAGTGA